A region from the Sandaracinus amylolyticus genome encodes:
- a CDS encoding tryptophan dimethylallyltransferase family protein, which translates to MAPTRADQSSAPPVSESACLASFFKDREPRRTSLRWAVFFAGGVMKQYKRDVEHPTTDGVRVIHRAHAQGPSLVDFGARRLEALCLAAGFESATSEVVDTFRALLAPWGDRPLHHRTSSPDAGFWVSDISDDNTPIELSAAIAAGEVEVRVLLEAQAEEPTLPAHRAAAIALTERLERDHGADLSRFRVVQDLFLPDDMHGPFALWHSAVFRRGRPPAFKAYFNPQAYGRGRAQSVVEEALHRLGFDGAWGSLCRTARRGPHLDELKYFALDLVADPKARVKVYVRHHDATAADLEAACSGAESYTPGEVHEFVRAMGGDRERLAARATFTCSALVEGSVRPAATTVYVPICAYAPDDLAVQQRVHAYLVEHGMDPAPYDALVHGYAERPLDAGVGMQSWVAFRRHHDDPRLTVYLATEAAKVHPRGSVPAATGDRLAFASGEAVLRTMSEYDVADHPLVRRLSRGEDATHELLRLTRELCVGLATQRARWVATAGASADAPETRDALELDLARIDAALDARASTRDGFGEELDELLAGRIGPADAIEAIAALLACDAAVQQLLAMIDACGATSLASAPTDAHAALARSVPTARRAIASMRSGAMSVHSAIWEWLDDRYVERFGARS; encoded by the coding sequence ATGGCCCCGACTCGCGCTGACCAGAGCTCGGCGCCCCCTGTGTCGGAGTCGGCGTGTCTCGCCTCGTTTTTCAAGGACCGCGAACCACGCAGAACGTCTCTCCGCTGGGCTGTTTTTTTCGCAGGAGGAGTGATGAAGCAGTACAAGCGTGATGTGGAGCATCCCACGACGGATGGAGTCCGTGTCATCCATCGCGCACATGCGCAGGGTCCGAGTCTCGTGGATTTCGGTGCTCGTCGATTGGAAGCGCTCTGTCTCGCAGCTGGATTCGAGTCTGCGACGAGTGAGGTAGTCGACACCTTTCGTGCGCTATTGGCGCCTTGGGGCGACAGACCGCTCCATCATCGCACCTCGTCGCCCGATGCCGGTTTCTGGGTCTCCGACATCAGCGACGACAACACGCCAATCGAGCTATCCGCCGCGATCGCCGCGGGCGAAGTAGAGGTTCGAGTCCTCCTCGAGGCGCAGGCCGAGGAGCCGACTCTCCCTGCTCATCGCGCCGCCGCGATCGCTTTGACGGAGCGCTTGGAGCGGGATCACGGAGCGGATCTCTCGCGCTTCCGAGTCGTCCAGGATCTCTTCCTGCCCGACGACATGCACGGGCCTTTCGCGCTCTGGCACTCCGCCGTGTTCCGGCGCGGCCGGCCGCCGGCGTTCAAGGCCTACTTCAATCCCCAGGCGTACGGACGCGGACGGGCGCAGTCGGTCGTCGAAGAGGCGCTCCACCGCCTCGGTTTCGACGGCGCGTGGGGATCGCTCTGCCGCACGGCGCGTCGCGGCCCGCACCTCGACGAGCTCAAGTACTTCGCGCTCGATCTCGTCGCCGATCCCAAGGCGCGCGTGAAGGTCTACGTGCGTCATCACGACGCGACGGCTGCCGACCTCGAGGCCGCTTGCAGCGGCGCCGAGAGCTACACGCCGGGCGAGGTGCACGAGTTCGTTCGCGCGATGGGCGGTGACCGCGAGCGCCTCGCCGCGCGCGCGACGTTCACGTGCTCTGCGCTCGTCGAGGGCAGCGTTCGTCCCGCGGCGACGACCGTCTACGTGCCGATCTGCGCGTACGCGCCCGACGATCTCGCGGTGCAGCAGCGCGTGCACGCCTATCTCGTCGAGCACGGCATGGACCCCGCGCCCTACGACGCGCTCGTGCATGGATATGCGGAGCGGCCGCTCGACGCGGGCGTCGGCATGCAGAGCTGGGTCGCGTTCCGCCGTCACCACGACGACCCGCGGCTCACCGTCTACCTCGCGACCGAGGCCGCGAAGGTGCACCCGCGCGGCTCGGTGCCCGCGGCGACCGGGGATCGCCTCGCGTTCGCGAGCGGCGAGGCCGTGCTCCGCACGATGTCGGAGTACGACGTGGCAGATCACCCGCTCGTGCGCCGGCTCTCGCGCGGAGAGGACGCGACCCACGAGCTGCTGCGCCTCACGCGCGAGCTCTGCGTGGGGCTCGCGACGCAGCGCGCGCGCTGGGTCGCGACCGCCGGGGCGAGCGCGGATGCGCCCGAGACGCGCGACGCGCTCGAGCTCGATCTCGCGCGCATCGACGCCGCGCTCGACGCGCGCGCATCGACGCGGGACGGCTTCGGAGAGGAGCTCGACGAGCTGCTCGCCGGGCGCATCGGGCCGGCGGACGCGATCGAGGCGATCGCGGCGTTGCTCGCGTGCGACGCCGCCGTGCAGCAGCTGCTCGCGATGATCGACGCGTGCGGCGCGACCTCGCTGGCGAGCGCGCCCACCGACGCACACGCCGCGCTCGCGCGCAGCGTGCCGACGGCGCGTCGCGCGATCGCATCGATGCGCAGCGGCGCGATGTCGGTGCACTCGGCGATCTGGGAGTGGCTCGACGATCGCTACGTCGAGCGCTTCGGCGCGCGCAGCTGA
- a CDS encoding FAD-binding protein: MTNRREFLRATATVGAAAAVVGFSSSARAWVGAGDSGCGDFDRVPALDGQLLTDVSTRAAYSNDKGTLVFKTPAAVLRPGSIADVQRMVRFCRDREIKVAARGQAHSTDGQGLVAGGLIIDMATLSTVHEIGAGYAVVDAGATWGSLLAQTLASSQSPPVLTGYQGLSIGGTLSMGGISGMAYKRGVQVQHVLELTVVTGRGTLEVCSMSRNRSLFEAVLAGVGQYAIIVRAKLRLVTVGALVRDQTIRYDDIGPFFDDMRTLVARGEIDLVYGGAKQDPATGAWFYEMYTAQWYDAGSPPNTAYLLRGLNFDPANVVELDGPYFDYHTRVDQGIAFLSSIGLWAGAMKPWFDVFLPDTHVEEYVDDTLTSLAPDDLGIAGFILFFPLKTSTITRPMFRLPDDDVVWLFDVLTANNTPGYEPTFAQAKRARNREWFDRAVAVGGYRYPIGTLDFTRADWRRHYGSEWVRAQVSKAYFDPNNILTPGPGIFDDDC, encoded by the coding sequence GTGACCAATCGGCGTGAGTTCCTGCGTGCGACGGCCACCGTGGGTGCTGCGGCAGCCGTCGTCGGGTTCAGCTCCTCGGCGCGCGCATGGGTCGGCGCGGGGGATTCGGGCTGCGGCGACTTCGATCGAGTGCCAGCCCTCGACGGGCAGCTCCTCACCGACGTCTCGACACGTGCCGCCTACAGCAACGACAAGGGCACGCTCGTCTTCAAGACGCCGGCAGCGGTGCTGCGGCCCGGCTCCATCGCCGATGTGCAGCGCATGGTGCGCTTTTGTCGTGACCGCGAGATCAAAGTCGCGGCGCGTGGTCAGGCCCACTCGACCGACGGTCAGGGCCTCGTCGCAGGCGGTCTGATCATCGACATGGCGACGCTCAGCACCGTGCACGAGATCGGCGCGGGCTACGCCGTCGTCGACGCGGGCGCGACCTGGGGCAGCCTGCTCGCGCAGACGCTCGCATCGAGCCAGTCGCCGCCGGTGCTCACGGGCTATCAGGGCCTGTCGATCGGCGGCACGCTGTCGATGGGCGGCATCAGCGGCATGGCCTACAAGCGCGGCGTGCAGGTGCAGCACGTCCTCGAGCTCACGGTCGTGACCGGGCGCGGCACCCTCGAGGTCTGCTCGATGTCGCGCAACCGCTCGCTCTTCGAAGCGGTGCTCGCGGGCGTCGGTCAGTACGCGATCATCGTGCGCGCGAAGCTGCGCCTCGTGACGGTCGGCGCGCTCGTGCGTGATCAGACGATCCGCTACGACGACATCGGGCCGTTCTTCGACGACATGCGCACGCTCGTCGCGCGCGGCGAGATCGACCTCGTGTACGGCGGCGCGAAGCAGGACCCCGCGACCGGCGCGTGGTTCTACGAGATGTACACGGCGCAGTGGTACGACGCGGGCTCGCCGCCCAACACCGCGTATCTCCTGCGCGGTCTGAATTTCGATCCCGCGAACGTCGTCGAGCTCGACGGCCCGTACTTCGACTACCACACGCGCGTCGATCAGGGCATCGCGTTCCTGTCGTCGATCGGGCTCTGGGCGGGCGCGATGAAGCCGTGGTTCGACGTGTTCCTGCCCGACACGCACGTCGAGGAGTACGTCGACGACACGCTCACGTCGCTCGCGCCCGACGATCTCGGCATCGCCGGATTCATCCTCTTCTTCCCGCTGAAGACGTCGACGATCACGCGGCCGATGTTCCGTCTGCCCGACGACGACGTCGTGTGGCTCTTCGACGTGCTGACCGCGAACAACACGCCCGGCTACGAGCCGACGTTCGCGCAAGCGAAGCGCGCGCGGAACCGCGAGTGGTTCGATCGCGCGGTGGCGGTCGGTGGGTATCGCTATCCGATCGGAACGCTCGACTTCACGCGCGCCGACTGGCGTCGTCACTACGGGTCCGAGTGGGTCCGCGCACAGGTGTCGAAGGCGTACTTCGATCCGAACAACATCCTGACGCCGGGCCCCGGGATCTTCGACGACGACTGCTGA
- a CDS encoding MFS transporter has translation MSHPVAQPLTAYQRKLFVFLGVATFFEGFDQMALAQILPTLRDEMHLGEWETGLLVAFVNLGTVVAYLLVRQADVWGRRAVLSLTIAGYTLFSFASGLVSSPWLFGALQFVARIFLIGEWAVSVIYAAEEFPASRRGMVIGVISAWSALGAVVCAGVVPLLVRSPFGWRTVYFVGTVPLVLLAFARRSLRETDRFAALAPEERVASSLTRILHTPYRARVLQLALIWGLTYVCTQTAVTFFKQHAVEDLGMPDTRVGLLISVAAVVSMPLVFAVGRLLDVTGRRRGSVVIFVLTAAGALGSYTLEGEALLFGPVVLAIFGASAVLPALNAFTTELFPTELRSDAFAWSNNLLGRLGYVVAPIAVGLAAEEIGWGLAVASTAIGPILALVLILKWLPETRGRELEDTSAMR, from the coding sequence ATGTCGCATCCCGTCGCGCAACCGCTCACCGCGTACCAGCGCAAGCTCTTCGTGTTCCTCGGGGTCGCGACGTTCTTCGAGGGCTTCGATCAGATGGCGCTCGCGCAGATCCTGCCGACGCTGCGCGACGAGATGCACCTCGGCGAGTGGGAGACCGGCCTGCTCGTCGCGTTCGTGAACCTCGGCACCGTGGTCGCGTACCTGCTCGTGCGACAGGCCGACGTCTGGGGTCGTCGCGCCGTGCTCTCGCTGACGATCGCGGGCTACACGCTTTTCTCGTTCGCGAGCGGCCTCGTCTCGTCGCCGTGGCTCTTCGGTGCGCTGCAGTTCGTCGCGCGCATCTTCCTCATCGGCGAGTGGGCGGTCTCCGTGATCTACGCAGCCGAGGAATTCCCCGCGTCGCGGCGCGGCATGGTCATCGGCGTCATCAGCGCGTGGAGCGCGCTCGGCGCCGTGGTGTGTGCCGGCGTCGTGCCGCTGCTCGTGCGCTCTCCGTTCGGCTGGAGGACCGTGTACTTCGTGGGCACGGTGCCCCTCGTGCTCCTCGCGTTCGCGCGTCGCTCGCTGCGCGAGACCGATCGCTTCGCGGCCCTCGCGCCCGAGGAGCGCGTCGCGTCGTCGCTCACGCGCATCCTGCACACGCCTTATCGCGCTCGCGTGCTGCAGCTCGCGCTGATCTGGGGCCTCACGTACGTCTGCACCCAGACCGCGGTGACGTTCTTCAAGCAGCACGCCGTCGAGGATCTCGGCATGCCCGACACACGCGTCGGCCTGCTCATCAGCGTCGCGGCGGTGGTCTCGATGCCGCTCGTCTTCGCAGTCGGACGACTGCTCGACGTGACCGGACGACGTCGTGGCTCGGTCGTCATCTTCGTGCTCACCGCTGCAGGCGCGCTCGGCAGCTACACGCTCGAGGGCGAAGCGCTGCTCTTCGGCCCGGTCGTGCTCGCGATCTTCGGCGCGTCCGCGGTGCTGCCCGCGCTGAACGCGTTCACCACCGAGCTCTTCCCGACCGAGCTGCGCTCCGACGCGTTCGCGTGGTCCAACAACCTGCTCGGTCGCCTCGGCTACGTGGTCGCACCGATCGCGGTCGGCCTCGCCGCAGAGGAGATCGGCTGGGGGCTCGCGGTCGCGTCGACCGCGATCGGACCGATCCTCGCGCTCGTGTTGATCCTCAAGTGGCTGCCCGAGACGCGCGGGCGCGAGCTCGAGGACACGTCCGCGATGCGCTGA
- a CDS encoding serine/threonine-protein kinase, whose product MHEAITALDALSAVDVADLLLLAIVRRDAHAVTIEPGARRHEVRYEPSYARAITVDGALGDAIVARLALVAELPLGGSESRVGRIRVRLRDGRAEPLVRGPGTEPPAIDVLLVTRVTARGLAAELRRIGDLDERDVEDVSEASADERAPARAGRYRLLDEIGRGGMGTVHRARHLVLDKHVAIKLLLPGAASDPMLAAQFVVEAKAAARARHRGIVDVLDFGRLADGRSFIVMELVEAPTLDERLHAAPIEPRRALIIARRIAAALGAAHAQGVVHRDLKPSNVFVDDDDHVKIGDFGLAAIVDASFEPARTGEGPRSDLIIGTAAYMAPEQVRGEAADRRSDLYSLGCVLFEMLTGRAPFAGLPVARLLEAQLEAPVPRIVRPGGTPVPDGIQAIVDRAMAKRREERYQSAREMIVDLRRAARAASRADWRRWLPR is encoded by the coding sequence ATGCACGAGGCGATCACCGCGCTCGATGCGCTCTCGGCGGTCGACGTCGCCGATCTGCTGCTGCTGGCGATCGTGCGGCGCGACGCGCACGCGGTGACGATCGAGCCGGGCGCGCGCCGTCACGAGGTGCGCTACGAGCCGTCGTACGCGCGCGCGATCACCGTGGATGGCGCGCTCGGGGACGCGATCGTCGCGCGGCTCGCGCTCGTGGCGGAGCTGCCGCTCGGTGGGAGCGAGTCGCGGGTCGGGCGAATTCGCGTTCGGCTGCGCGATGGGCGCGCCGAGCCGCTCGTGCGCGGGCCGGGCACGGAGCCTCCCGCGATCGACGTGCTGCTCGTCACGCGCGTGACGGCGCGCGGGCTCGCGGCCGAGCTGCGACGCATCGGGGATCTCGACGAGCGCGACGTCGAGGACGTGAGCGAGGCGAGCGCCGACGAGCGCGCGCCGGCGCGCGCGGGGCGATATCGACTGCTCGACGAGATCGGGCGCGGTGGGATGGGCACCGTCCATCGCGCGCGTCACCTCGTCCTCGACAAGCACGTCGCGATCAAGCTGCTGCTGCCGGGCGCGGCGAGCGATCCGATGCTCGCCGCGCAGTTCGTCGTGGAGGCGAAGGCAGCGGCGCGCGCGCGACATCGCGGGATCGTCGACGTGCTCGACTTCGGTCGGCTCGCCGACGGTCGCTCGTTCATCGTGATGGAGCTCGTCGAGGCGCCGACGCTCGACGAGCGGCTGCACGCCGCGCCGATCGAGCCGAGGCGCGCGCTGATCATCGCGCGGCGCATCGCGGCCGCGCTCGGCGCCGCGCACGCGCAGGGCGTGGTGCACCGGGATCTCAAGCCGTCGAACGTGTTCGTGGACGACGACGATCACGTGAAGATCGGTGACTTCGGCCTCGCCGCGATCGTCGACGCGAGCTTCGAGCCGGCGCGGACCGGCGAGGGCCCGCGCAGCGACCTCATCATCGGCACCGCGGCCTACATGGCGCCCGAGCAGGTGCGCGGAGAGGCCGCGGATCGACGCAGTGATCTCTACTCGCTGGGGTGCGTGCTCTTCGAGATGCTCACCGGGCGGGCGCCGTTCGCGGGGCTGCCGGTCGCGCGCTTGCTCGAGGCGCAGCTCGAGGCGCCGGTGCCGAGGATCGTGCGACCGGGCGGGACGCCGGTGCCCGACGGAATCCAGGCGATCGTCGATCGCGCGATGGCGAAACGACGCGAGGAGCGGTACCAGAGCGCGCGAGAGATGATCGTGGATCTGCGTCGCGCGGCGCGCGCGGCATCGCGCGCGGACTGGCGCAGGTGGCTCCCGCGATGA
- a CDS encoding response regulator has protein sequence MTSERAHTVLVVDDEIEILESLRRTLRGESYRLVTTTSPHEALESVRAGEVDVVISDIDMPEMSGIELVAEIRRVAPDVVRVLLTGDASLPSALSAINEGEVHRYLTKPWDKHELRAMLRQALERLDELRRIAEADRRSRERSEMLDELEREHPGIREVVRVDGAYAIDAERLWARMPLELSTLPGASVRSARDVDAADASDRVTRRAKR, from the coding sequence ATGACGAGCGAGCGCGCGCACACGGTGCTCGTCGTCGACGACGAGATCGAGATCCTCGAGAGCCTCCGTCGCACGCTGCGCGGCGAGTCCTATCGCCTGGTGACGACGACGTCGCCGCACGAGGCGCTCGAGTCGGTGCGCGCGGGCGAGGTCGACGTCGTGATCAGCGACATCGACATGCCGGAGATGAGCGGCATCGAGCTCGTCGCGGAAATCCGGCGCGTCGCGCCCGACGTGGTGCGTGTGCTGCTGACGGGCGATGCGTCGCTGCCGTCGGCGCTCAGCGCGATCAACGAGGGCGAGGTGCATCGCTACCTCACGAAGCCGTGGGACAAGCACGAGCTGCGCGCGATGTTGCGCCAGGCGCTCGAGCGGCTCGACGAGCTGCGGAGGATCGCCGAGGCGGATCGTCGCTCGCGCGAGCGCTCGGAGATGCTCGACGAGCTCGAGCGCGAGCATCCCGGGATACGCGAGGTGGTGCGCGTCGACGGCGCGTACGCGATCGACGCGGAGCGGCTCTGGGCGCGCATGCCGCTCGAGCTCTCGACGCTGCCCGGCGCGAGCGTGCGGAGCGCGCGCGACGTCGACGCCGCGGACGCGAGCGATCGCGTGACGAGGCGGGCGAAGCGATGA
- a CDS encoding hybrid sensor histidine kinase/response regulator, translating into MSGGESDRQLAGWLIEAFVRLAKADFSVRLPRDYTRDTEDTLAFFVNLIAEELARLLEERERDHQRLQQGVQALSESFLRLAAGDFEARAARSLEGDPLDVLAYLFNNTAAEVGDAFAELVRQRSVLAAILDSMIDGVLVLDASGGILRANLAIARLLGWPHGELVGRSLSSLLAARESPLAVDPTGTLDDDRFRDRRVAFVTSSGDVLTLTVNASAQRDGSGALAGIVLVARDDRELQQAQAQLQLGDRLTTMGLVAAGVAHEINNPMAYVMGNLDYVAEELEGARDAARERGEGAVTLAPEVVGELLQALRASLGGADRVRQIVRDLKAFARADEAPATNVELPKIIDSALSMIRNEVRHHARVVKEYGATPLVVASEARLAQVFLNLVQNAAHAIPLGAADRHEIRIVTGTDASGDAFVEVHDTGQGIAEEHLGRVFEPFFTTKSSGVGTGLGLSICRNIVAQLGGAIGVTSRVGEGTTFRVTLPAARPSQLGRSRPVVAMPPRAPRRRVLVVDDEPEIGETVRRMLGRDHDVDVVTSGALALSRLDERAYDLVLCDVMMPEMTGMELHERLSRARPEVARRIVFMSGGAFSPGGRDFLARVGNRSIEKPFEARVLRELVATLEPSS; encoded by the coding sequence ATGAGCGGAGGGGAGTCGGATCGCCAGCTCGCGGGCTGGCTCATCGAGGCGTTCGTGCGGCTCGCGAAGGCGGACTTCTCGGTGCGTCTGCCGCGCGACTACACCCGCGACACCGAGGACACGCTCGCGTTCTTCGTGAACTTGATCGCGGAGGAGCTCGCGCGGCTGCTCGAGGAGCGCGAGCGCGATCACCAGCGACTGCAGCAGGGCGTCCAGGCGCTCAGCGAGTCGTTCCTGCGGCTCGCGGCGGGGGATTTCGAGGCGCGCGCGGCGCGCTCGCTCGAGGGGGATCCCCTCGACGTGCTCGCGTACCTCTTCAACAACACGGCGGCCGAGGTCGGCGACGCGTTCGCGGAGCTCGTGCGACAGCGCTCGGTGCTCGCCGCGATCCTCGACTCGATGATCGACGGAGTGCTCGTGCTCGACGCGAGCGGCGGGATCCTCCGGGCGAACCTCGCGATCGCGCGGTTGCTCGGGTGGCCGCACGGCGAGCTCGTCGGTCGCTCGCTGTCGTCGCTGCTCGCGGCGCGCGAGAGCCCGCTCGCGGTCGATCCGACGGGCACGCTCGATGACGATCGCTTTCGCGATCGGCGCGTCGCGTTCGTGACGTCGAGCGGCGACGTGCTCACGCTGACGGTGAACGCGTCGGCGCAGCGTGACGGCAGCGGCGCGCTCGCGGGCATCGTGCTCGTGGCGCGCGACGATCGCGAGCTCCAGCAGGCGCAGGCGCAGCTCCAGCTGGGCGATCGTCTGACCACGATGGGGCTCGTCGCGGCGGGTGTCGCGCACGAGATCAACAACCCGATGGCGTACGTGATGGGCAACCTCGACTACGTCGCGGAGGAGCTCGAGGGCGCGCGGGACGCGGCGCGCGAGCGCGGCGAGGGGGCCGTCACGCTCGCGCCCGAGGTGGTGGGCGAGCTGCTGCAGGCGCTGCGCGCATCGCTCGGGGGGGCGGATCGCGTGCGGCAGATCGTGCGCGATCTGAAGGCGTTCGCGCGGGCCGACGAGGCGCCTGCGACGAACGTCGAGCTACCGAAGATCATCGACTCGGCGCTCAGCATGATCCGCAACGAGGTGCGGCATCACGCGCGCGTCGTGAAGGAGTACGGCGCGACGCCGCTCGTCGTCGCCAGCGAAGCGCGGCTCGCGCAGGTGTTCCTCAACCTCGTGCAGAACGCGGCGCACGCCATTCCGCTGGGCGCAGCGGACCGGCACGAGATCCGGATCGTGACCGGCACCGACGCGAGCGGCGATGCCTTCGTCGAGGTGCACGACACCGGGCAGGGCATCGCGGAGGAGCACCTCGGGCGCGTGTTCGAGCCGTTCTTCACGACGAAGTCGAGCGGTGTGGGGACCGGTCTCGGGCTGTCGATCTGTCGCAACATCGTCGCGCAGCTCGGGGGCGCGATCGGCGTGACGAGCCGGGTCGGGGAGGGCACGACGTTCCGGGTGACGTTGCCCGCGGCGCGTCCGAGCCAGCTCGGGCGATCGCGGCCGGTGGTCGCGATGCCGCCGCGCGCGCCGCGACGTCGTGTGCTCGTCGTCGACGACGAGCCGGAGATCGGCGAGACGGTGCGACGCATGCTCGGTCGCGATCACGACGTCGACGTGGTGACGAGCGGGGCGCTCGCGCTCTCGCGGCTGGACGAGCGCGCGTACGACCTCGTGCTCTGCGACGTGATGATGCCCGAGATGACCGGAATGGAGCTGCACGAGCGGCTGTCGCGCGCGCGGCCCGAGGTGGCGCGGAGGATCGTGTTCATGAGCGGCGGCGCGTTCAGCCCCGGCGGGCGGGACTTCCTGGCGCGCGTGGGCAATCGGAGCATCGAGAAGCCGTTCGAGGCGCGGGTGCTGCGCGAGCTGGTCGCGACGCTCGAGCCGTCGTCTTGA
- a CDS encoding phytoene desaturase family protein gives MKADDEGERPWSKDIPPGPWDYIVIGSGMGGMTSAALLASLGRRVLVLEQHYVPGGFTHVFKRPGFHWDVGVHAVGEVTTHTATGRILRELTRGELEWAPLGGVYDRFHFPDDFTIEFPDSPALFRENLIDAFPNEREAIDGYLHLVRAVAKEMKSYYLARLFGPSLGRVVDPVLARGAQRWLTKRTADVLRELTSDPKLRAVLTSQWGYYGSTPSRSSFAIQALVAKHFMHGAYYPVGGAGRIARGLLATVERAGGWTAIRTDVEQILVENGRAVGVRLRDGREVRSKRVISAAGVLSTVTRLLPPPYRDDAWAREVAELPAAPAHVCLYLGFEGNPREAGATAANEWFYETWDMEEDAWRVNERDAPPRASVLYCSFPSQKDPEHDPDELQHTGEIVTFVPWDSFSKWKDARWKKRGAEYDAFKDRLSEQLLSQLTARMPGLAPKVKLAELGTPVSTHHFVRPVEGSIYGLEPTARRFHNRWLRPRAPIDGLFFSGSEVATVGVIGAMMGGVLAAVSAEPVEAVRWLRPIAM, from the coding sequence GTGAAGGCAGACGACGAAGGCGAGCGCCCGTGGAGCAAAGACATTCCGCCGGGCCCGTGGGACTACATCGTCATCGGCAGCGGGATGGGCGGCATGACGAGCGCCGCGCTCCTCGCGTCGCTCGGCCGTCGCGTGCTGGTGCTCGAGCAGCACTACGTTCCCGGCGGGTTCACGCATGTCTTCAAGCGACCGGGGTTCCATTGGGACGTCGGCGTGCACGCGGTCGGGGAGGTCACGACGCACACCGCGACGGGCCGCATCCTCCGCGAGCTCACGCGCGGTGAGCTCGAGTGGGCGCCGCTCGGTGGCGTCTACGATCGCTTCCACTTCCCCGACGACTTCACGATCGAGTTTCCCGACTCGCCAGCGCTGTTCCGCGAGAACCTGATCGACGCGTTCCCGAACGAGCGCGAGGCGATCGACGGGTATCTCCACCTCGTGCGCGCCGTGGCGAAGGAGATGAAGAGCTACTACCTCGCGCGGCTCTTCGGCCCGTCTCTCGGGCGCGTCGTCGATCCGGTGCTCGCGCGCGGCGCTCAGCGATGGCTGACGAAACGAACCGCGGACGTGCTTCGCGAGCTCACGAGCGACCCCAAGCTCCGGGCGGTGCTCACGTCGCAGTGGGGCTACTACGGCTCGACGCCGAGCCGCTCGTCGTTCGCGATCCAGGCGCTCGTCGCGAAGCACTTCATGCACGGCGCGTATTACCCGGTCGGCGGGGCAGGTCGCATCGCGCGCGGGCTGCTCGCGACGGTCGAGCGCGCCGGCGGATGGACGGCGATCCGCACCGACGTTGAGCAGATCCTCGTCGAGAACGGGCGAGCCGTGGGCGTGCGCCTGCGCGACGGACGCGAGGTCCGCAGCAAGCGCGTGATCAGCGCCGCGGGCGTGCTCTCCACGGTGACCCGCCTGCTGCCTCCCCCCTATCGCGACGACGCTTGGGCGCGCGAGGTCGCCGAGCTGCCGGCTGCGCCCGCGCACGTGTGCCTGTACCTCGGCTTCGAAGGCAATCCGCGCGAGGCCGGCGCGACCGCGGCGAACGAGTGGTTCTACGAAACGTGGGACATGGAGGAGGATGCGTGGCGCGTGAACGAACGCGACGCGCCTCCCCGCGCCTCGGTGCTCTACTGCAGCTTCCCGTCGCAGAAAGACCCCGAGCACGATCCCGACGAGCTCCAGCACACCGGGGAGATCGTCACGTTCGTGCCCTGGGACTCGTTCTCGAAGTGGAAGGACGCGCGCTGGAAGAAGCGCGGCGCGGAGTACGACGCGTTCAAGGATCGGCTGTCGGAGCAGCTGCTCTCGCAGCTCACCGCGCGCATGCCCGGCCTCGCGCCGAAGGTGAAGCTCGCAGAGCTCGGCACGCCGGTGAGCACGCACCACTTCGTGCGCCCGGTGGAAGGCTCGATCTACGGTCTCGAGCCGACCGCGCGTCGGTTCCACAACCGTTGGCTGCGCCCGCGCGCGCCGATCGACGGGCTCTTCTTCAGCGGCAGCGAGGTCGCGACGGTCGGGGTGATCGGCGCGATGATGGGCGGCGTGCTCGCGGCGGTGAGCGCGGAGCCGGTCGAAGCCGTGCGCTGGCTGCGCCCCATCGCGATGTGA